Proteins encoded within one genomic window of Alteribacter populi:
- the ytvI gene encoding sporulation integral membrane protein YtvI — protein MLEQLIRAVIVIFFSLLFIAIGYTLVRFLYPFIIGFIIALILIPIVNQMEKRFNWSRSVAVLMTMFAMLLVSLTFTTLIAVEVANGLLYLSGVLPDHIKNFVYTMENWISVTFLPLYERVNDLVLTLNTNQQETVTQSLQTLTGEITHKAGEFIQVFFNGLAEILLSLPNTITIMLFSLLSTFFITKDWPLILHWYNQLVPKKADRYLVRLLNEWKKSLFGYFFAQGILVSMTAFIVLIGFIIIGIEHAITAALLLAIIDLLPYLGTGIIFIPWILYSFFTGEWLLSIGLSVLYAIVVLQRQIAEPKVLSKHIGVHPIPLLLTLFLSYQWFGFLGLLFGPMILIVIQSMIRAEIIQGLWQFVKIDKTSG, from the coding sequence ATGCTCGAACAATTAATCCGAGCAGTGATTGTCATTTTTTTCTCACTATTGTTTATCGCCATAGGATACACTCTCGTTCGATTCTTATACCCCTTTATTATTGGCTTTATTATCGCGTTGATCCTTATTCCTATCGTCAATCAGATGGAGAAGAGGTTTAATTGGTCCCGATCTGTTGCGGTACTGATGACGATGTTTGCCATGCTCCTTGTTAGTTTAACATTTACAACCTTAATTGCGGTAGAAGTTGCCAATGGGCTGCTCTACCTTTCCGGTGTCCTTCCTGATCATATAAAGAATTTTGTTTATACAATGGAAAATTGGATATCTGTCACTTTTTTACCTCTGTATGAACGGGTCAATGATCTCGTGTTAACACTAAATACAAACCAACAGGAAACGGTTACACAATCTTTACAAACCCTGACCGGTGAAATAACCCACAAGGCCGGAGAATTTATTCAAGTATTTTTTAATGGTTTAGCCGAAATATTGTTAAGCTTACCTAATACTATTACAATCATGTTATTTTCATTGCTTTCTACTTTTTTTATTACAAAAGACTGGCCATTAATCCTTCATTGGTACAACCAGCTCGTACCGAAAAAAGCAGACCGATACCTAGTTAGATTATTGAACGAGTGGAAAAAATCATTATTTGGCTATTTTTTTGCCCAAGGTATTCTCGTTTCCATGACTGCTTTTATTGTCCTAATTGGCTTTATTATTATTGGCATTGAGCACGCGATAACAGCAGCTTTGCTCTTGGCAATCATTGACTTACTTCCCTATTTAGGAACAGGGATTATTTTTATCCCTTGGATATTGTATAGCTTTTTTACAGGGGAATGGCTGTTGTCAATTGGCTTGAGTGTGTTATATGCAATCGTTGTACTTCAACGGCAAATAGCCGAGCCTAAGGTGCTTTCCAAACATATTGGTGTCCATCCTATCCCACTCTTGTTAACACTTTTTTTAAGCTATCAATGGTTTGGGTTTCTCGGATTGCTATTTGGGCCGATGATTTTAATCGTTATTCAGTCGATGATAAGAGCAGAAATCATTCAAGGGTTATGGCAGTTTGTCAAAATCGATAAAACATCCGGATAA
- a CDS encoding FxsA family protein has protein sequence MGRVFLLLLIIVPAIEIGVLILSGNLIGVIPTILLIILTGILGAALAKREGLNAIRSAQLQATQGQVPSGVLLDGICILVGGVVLLTPGFITDAFGFFLLVPKTRGIFKGFLQGIFERAIRSGNVVFYRGRRF, from the coding sequence ATGGGACGAGTGTTTTTATTATTGTTAATTATAGTTCCAGCCATAGAAATTGGCGTGTTAATACTATCTGGTAATTTGATCGGAGTCATCCCGACGATTTTGCTAATTATTCTCACAGGGATCCTAGGTGCGGCCCTTGCTAAACGAGAGGGGCTTAACGCGATTCGCTCAGCTCAATTACAAGCTACGCAAGGGCAGGTTCCAAGCGGTGTACTTCTGGACGGTATTTGTATTCTTGTAGGTGGCGTGGTCTTATTAACACCTGGATTTATAACAGATGCATTTGGCTTCTTTTTACTAGTTCCTAAAACGAGAGGAATTTTTAAAGGATTTTTGCAAGGCATTTTTGAACGCGCCATTCGATCGGGAAATGTCGTCTTTTACCGAGGACGTCGTTTCTAA
- the pyk gene encoding pyruvate kinase, whose product MRKTKIVCTIGPASETIEKLSSLIAAGMNVSRLNFSHGDYEEHGARIQNIREASEKLGKKVAILLDTKGPEIRTQTVEGGEAELTQGSEVVVSMTEVVGNEKKISVTYPGLIDDVQVGSTLLLDDGLIELKVKEIGNGELVTEVVNSGVLKNKKGVNVPGVSVNLPGITEKDANDIIFGIEQDVDFIAASFVRRASDVLEIRELLEKHDATHIQIIPKIENQEGVDKIDEILEVSDGLMVARGDLGVEIPAEDVPLVQKELIKKCNRLGKPVITATQMLDSMQRNPRPTRAEASDVANAIFDGTDAIMLSGETAAGTYPVEAVLTMNNIAKKTETALKFEDILRKRSRESEHTITDSISQSVAHTALNLNSTAILTATESGHTARMVSKYRPKSAIVAVTPSERVCRSLCLVWGVHPQIGPTATTTDEMLSTVVEESLKTGLVSHGDLVIISAGVPVGEKGTTNIMKVHVVGEVAAKGQGIGRKSRAGKVVIARDGSEAIEKMEDGAILVTTNTDRDMMSAFEKASAVITEHGGLTSHAAVVGLNLGIPVIVGVDNATELFNDGDEITVDGSHGNIYKGIASVL is encoded by the coding sequence ATGAGAAAAACGAAAATCGTTTGTACGATTGGACCCGCAAGTGAAACGATAGAGAAGCTTTCAAGTTTAATTGCAGCAGGGATGAATGTATCCAGGTTAAACTTCTCACACGGAGACTATGAGGAACACGGTGCGCGAATCCAAAATATCCGTGAAGCATCTGAAAAGCTCGGAAAAAAAGTAGCGATTCTTTTAGATACAAAAGGTCCTGAGATCCGTACGCAAACGGTTGAAGGTGGCGAAGCAGAACTCACACAAGGTTCTGAAGTCGTAGTCTCCATGACAGAGGTGGTCGGAAATGAGAAGAAAATTTCGGTCACTTACCCGGGCCTGATCGACGATGTACAAGTTGGTTCAACGTTATTATTAGACGATGGCCTCATTGAACTGAAAGTAAAAGAAATCGGGAATGGCGAACTTGTTACTGAAGTTGTAAACAGTGGCGTATTAAAAAATAAAAAAGGTGTTAATGTTCCGGGAGTTAGTGTAAATCTTCCAGGGATAACTGAAAAAGACGCTAATGATATTATTTTTGGTATCGAACAAGATGTTGATTTTATCGCAGCATCTTTTGTCCGCCGCGCTTCAGATGTGTTGGAAATCCGCGAGCTTCTTGAAAAGCATGACGCAACGCATATTCAAATTATTCCTAAAATCGAAAACCAAGAAGGCGTCGATAAAATCGATGAAATTCTCGAGGTTTCAGATGGGCTTATGGTTGCCCGTGGAGATTTAGGTGTTGAAATCCCGGCAGAAGATGTTCCGTTAGTACAAAAGGAACTCATTAAAAAATGCAATCGTTTAGGAAAGCCGGTCATTACCGCTACACAAATGCTTGATTCTATGCAACGTAATCCTAGACCAACGAGAGCGGAAGCTAGTGATGTAGCGAATGCGATTTTTGATGGTACAGATGCGATAATGCTATCAGGAGAAACAGCCGCAGGAACGTATCCAGTTGAAGCAGTATTAACGATGAATAACATTGCCAAAAAAACAGAAACAGCATTGAAGTTCGAGGATATTCTTCGTAAACGTAGTCGAGAAAGTGAACACACGATTACCGATTCCATAAGTCAATCTGTTGCTCATACAGCGTTAAATCTCAATTCAACTGCGATATTAACGGCGACGGAAAGTGGTCATACAGCTCGTATGGTATCGAAATACCGTCCGAAGTCTGCGATCGTAGCGGTTACCCCTAGTGAACGAGTTTGTCGTTCTTTATGTCTTGTATGGGGTGTTCATCCACAAATTGGACCAACAGCTACAACAACGGACGAAATGCTTTCCACAGTTGTTGAAGAATCTTTGAAAACAGGTCTTGTAAGTCATGGAGACTTAGTGATCATTTCTGCTGGAGTTCCCGTAGGCGAAAAAGGCACAACGAATATAATGAAAGTTCACGTTGTCGGTGAAGTTGCAGCTAAAGGTCAGGGAATTGGACGTAAATCCCGTGCAGGTAAAGTTGTCATAGCACGAGATGGAAGTGAAGCCATTGAAAAAATGGAAGATGGCGCGATTTTAGTTACGACAAATACAGATCGTGATATGATGTCTGCTTTCGAAAAAGCTTCTGCCGTTATTACAGAGCATGGAGGTCTCACCTCTCATGCCGCAGTCGTTGGACTAAACCTCGGTATTCCGGTCATTGTTGGCGTCGACAACGCTACAGAGCTTTTTAATGATGGTGATGAGATTACAGTTGACGGCAGCCACGGAAACATTTATAAAGGCATAGCGAGCGTACTATAG
- the pfkA gene encoding 6-phosphofructokinase, with translation MKRIGVLTSGGDSPGMNAAIRAVVRKAIFHGLEVYGIDQGYAGLINGQIKKMELGSVGDIIHRGGTVLYTARCEEFKTLEGQKKGIEQLNKFGIEGLVVIGGDGSFQGAQKLTEHGFPTIGVPGTIDNDIAGTDYTIGFDTALNTVIDAIDKIRDTATSHERTYVVEVMGRDAGDLALWSGLADGAETILIPEVTYNMNDIVDRLKRGAERGKKHSIIIVAEGVGSGVDIGKEIHKKTGFETRVTVLGHIQRGGSPTASDRVLASRLGAEAIELLLDGQAGKMVGVESNKIVSHSIEDALSRKHEIDQEMYRLSQELSI, from the coding sequence ATGAAGCGCATTGGAGTGTTAACAAGCGGTGGGGATTCCCCAGGGATGAACGCAGCCATACGTGCAGTTGTTCGTAAAGCCATTTTTCATGGCTTAGAAGTGTACGGTATTGATCAAGGATATGCAGGGTTGATCAATGGCCAAATTAAGAAAATGGAGCTCGGCTCTGTAGGAGATATCATCCACAGGGGTGGGACAGTTCTCTACACAGCAAGGTGCGAAGAATTTAAGACATTAGAAGGACAGAAAAAGGGTATAGAACAATTAAACAAGTTCGGGATCGAAGGTCTGGTTGTAATTGGAGGAGATGGATCATTCCAGGGTGCCCAAAAATTAACAGAACATGGTTTCCCTACAATTGGTGTTCCGGGAACGATCGACAACGATATCGCTGGAACAGACTATACGATTGGTTTTGACACCGCATTAAATACGGTAATTGATGCGATTGATAAAATTAGAGATACGGCAACTTCCCATGAACGTACATACGTCGTCGAAGTCATGGGCCGAGATGCAGGGGATCTTGCTCTCTGGTCCGGTTTGGCTGATGGTGCAGAAACGATCTTAATTCCTGAAGTAACGTATAACATGAACGATATAGTTGACCGTTTAAAGCGTGGAGCTGAGCGAGGAAAGAAGCATAGTATTATAATTGTAGCTGAAGGTGTAGGGTCTGGCGTTGATATCGGAAAAGAAATTCATAAGAAAACAGGATTTGAAACCCGAGTCACTGTCTTAGGACATATTCAGCGCGGTGGATCTCCAACAGCATCAGACCGAGTGCTTGCCAGTCGATTAGGTGCAGAAGCAATAGAATTATTGCTTGACGGACAAGCAGGAAAAATGGTCGGGGTTGAAAGTAATAAAATTGTCTCTCACTCAATTGAAGACGCGTTATCGCGCAAGCATGAAATTGATCAGGAAATGTACAGACTTTCACAAGAGCTTTCTATTTAA
- the accA gene encoding acetyl-CoA carboxylase carboxyl transferase subunit alpha: MAEELPFEKPITELRHKIAELKAFTSEKGIDLSGEIEKLETRLEQLEEDIYGNISPWNRVQLARHSQRPTTLDYINQLFTNFLELHGDRLYGDDEAIVGGIAKYRGKPVTVIGHQRGKGTKENIRRNFGMPHPEGYRKALRLMKQAEKFNRPIINFIDTKGAYPGIAAEERGQSEAIARNLIEMADLKVPIICIVIGEGGSGGALALGVGDRIYMLENSTYSVISPEGAAALLWKDAGQAQRAAETMKITAPDLKELELIDDIIPEVRGGAHRDLEQQAKAIDETLQKALEQLSGFQGEEYVEKRYEKFNKIGQYDNVNGTIGVN, translated from the coding sequence ATGGCAGAGGAACTACCGTTTGAAAAACCAATTACAGAATTACGACATAAAATAGCTGAACTAAAAGCCTTTACATCAGAAAAAGGCATCGATCTTTCAGGTGAAATTGAAAAGCTAGAAACTAGATTAGAACAGCTTGAAGAAGATATCTATGGAAATATAAGCCCTTGGAATCGTGTACAACTTGCACGTCACAGCCAGCGTCCTACGACGTTAGATTACATCAACCAGTTATTCACCAATTTCCTTGAACTTCACGGAGATCGATTGTATGGGGATGATGAAGCGATCGTTGGTGGAATTGCGAAGTATCGCGGGAAGCCGGTTACGGTTATCGGTCACCAGCGCGGAAAAGGAACAAAGGAAAACATTCGCCGAAACTTCGGTATGCCTCACCCTGAAGGATATCGCAAAGCGTTAAGGCTTATGAAACAAGCTGAAAAATTTAATCGTCCCATTATAAACTTCATTGATACTAAAGGGGCTTATCCAGGTATCGCTGCAGAAGAACGTGGGCAAAGTGAAGCCATTGCACGGAACCTAATCGAGATGGCGGATTTGAAAGTGCCTATCATTTGTATCGTTATTGGTGAAGGCGGAAGTGGTGGGGCCCTTGCTTTAGGAGTTGGCGATCGCATCTATATGCTCGAAAACTCGACTTATTCGGTTATCTCACCAGAAGGGGCCGCAGCTTTACTATGGAAAGATGCTGGACAGGCACAACGAGCAGCAGAAACGATGAAAATTACTGCCCCGGACCTTAAGGAATTAGAACTTATCGATGATATCATTCCAGAGGTTCGTGGAGGAGCTCACCGTGATTTAGAGCAGCAAGCAAAGGCTATTGATGAAACCCTCCAGAAAGCACTTGAACAACTTAGTGGTTTCCAAGGAGAGGAATACGTTGAAAAACGCTATGAAAAATTTAATAAAATTGGCCAATATGACAATGTAAACGGTACCATTGGCGTTAATTAA
- the accD gene encoding acetyl-CoA carboxylase, carboxyltransferase subunit beta codes for MLRDLFSKKKKYATIPSEEAKQEVPEGLMTKCPQCKSIMYTKELKKNLSVCESCGFHHRLSAYDRMDSVFDHGTFEEFDQGVIAKDPLEFPSYLEKSQADRERTGLNEAVVTGKGKINGYPAVIGVMDARFRMGSMGSAVGEKITRAIQRAIDEDMPFIMFAASGGARMQEGVFSLMQMAKTSTALNKLSNEGGLFISIMTHPTTGGVSASFASLGDFNLAEPGAMIGFAGRRIIEQTIRQELPEDFQTAEFLLKHGQLDRVVPRKELKDTLETILSIHSTNESEEKEV; via the coding sequence GTGTTACGGGATTTGTTTTCAAAGAAAAAAAAGTACGCAACTATACCTTCTGAGGAAGCGAAGCAGGAAGTTCCTGAAGGCTTAATGACGAAGTGTCCGCAATGTAAGAGCATTATGTATACAAAAGAATTGAAAAAGAATCTTAGTGTATGTGAATCATGTGGCTTTCATCACAGATTAAGTGCTTACGACCGTATGGATTCGGTTTTCGACCATGGTACATTTGAGGAGTTTGACCAAGGGGTGATTGCAAAGGATCCTCTTGAATTTCCTTCTTATCTTGAAAAGTCTCAAGCCGACCGTGAGAGGACAGGGTTAAATGAAGCGGTTGTTACAGGGAAAGGGAAGATCAACGGTTATCCTGCAGTTATCGGAGTAATGGATGCCCGCTTTCGTATGGGGAGCATGGGGTCGGCTGTAGGAGAAAAGATTACACGAGCGATTCAGCGCGCGATTGATGAGGACATGCCTTTTATTATGTTTGCAGCGTCTGGTGGGGCAAGAATGCAAGAAGGCGTGTTCAGTTTAATGCAAATGGCGAAAACAAGTACAGCGTTAAATAAATTGAGCAATGAAGGCGGCTTGTTCATTTCAATTATGACCCATCCTACGACAGGTGGGGTGTCTGCGAGCTTTGCATCTTTAGGAGACTTCAATCTTGCTGAGCCTGGGGCCATGATTGGTTTTGCTGGCAGAAGAATTATTGAGCAAACAATTCGTCAAGAATTGCCTGAAGACTTCCAGACTGCGGAGTTTTTACTTAAGCACGGCCAGCTTGACCGAGTTGTTCCAAGGAAAGAATTAAAGGATACTCTTGAGACGATTTTGAGCATCCACTCAACAAACGAGAGTGAAGAAAAGGAGGTGTAA
- a CDS encoding FadR/GntR family transcriptional regulator, with protein MTLTGNKVYLNILKELDQIIHADQLLPGDKLPSERELAERLKVGRSSVREALRALELLDLIETRKGEGTFIQRAGGHRLAEILAGFFLRDTKARQDVTETRRIIEIEAVRLACTRANDGQLEKIRKIIEQSKQVLSKGEIPAEEDYLFHKALVESCHNRLMLNIWRPLVEYSKVALKESLAREGRAEDAIHEHTAIYEAINQNDEPLAVESLRNHLENSRF; from the coding sequence ATGACCTTAACGGGTAACAAGGTCTATCTTAATATATTAAAAGAGCTGGATCAGATTATTCACGCTGATCAGCTTTTACCGGGGGATAAACTGCCCTCCGAACGAGAACTCGCTGAGCGATTAAAGGTAGGTCGCTCGTCAGTGAGAGAAGCGCTTCGTGCCCTGGAACTTCTTGATTTAATTGAGACACGAAAAGGAGAAGGGACCTTTATTCAACGAGCAGGTGGCCATCGTCTTGCAGAAATTTTAGCAGGCTTCTTTTTAAGAGATACAAAGGCACGTCAGGACGTAACAGAGACACGGCGGATAATTGAGATTGAAGCTGTCCGTCTAGCATGTACCCGGGCAAATGATGGACAACTTGAAAAAATACGTAAAATAATAGAGCAGTCAAAACAGGTATTGTCAAAAGGTGAGATTCCAGCAGAAGAAGATTACTTGTTTCATAAGGCGCTTGTTGAATCTTGTCATAATCGTTTAATGTTAAATATATGGCGTCCGTTAGTGGAATACAGTAAGGTTGCACTTAAAGAATCGCTGGCCAGAGAGGGCCGGGCTGAAGATGCGATTCATGAACATACAGCTATTTATGAAGCGATCAATCAAAATGATGAACCACTAGCTGTAGAATCTTTAAGGAATCACCTCGAAAATAGTCGTTTTTAG
- a CDS encoding NAD(P)-dependent malic enzyme, with the protein MATLREEALHMHRVNKGKLETVSKVAVKNADDLSLAYSPGVAEPCKAIFEDPQSVYEYTMKGNMVAVVSDGTAVLGLGNIGPEASLPVMEGKAVLFKSFAGVDAFPICLNTNDVTQIVETVKLMEPTFGGVNLEDIAAPRCFEIEKRLKKEMNIPVFHDDQHGTAIVTAAGLLNALKITGKSMAEIKVVVNGAGAAGIAIIKLLLSMGCKDIILCDSKGAIYEGRSFGMNDLKHEMAQVTNKDKLEGELVDVVEGTDVFVGVSVEGALTKEMVESMNPDPIIFAMANPNPEIMPEAAKEAGASVIGTGRSDFPNQVNNVLAFPGIFRGALDVYATHINEEMKVAAVKAIAALVPKDKLNADYVIPVPFDARVAPAVAKSVAVAAMETGVARRKVDPEAVEKKTKQLTMIDETND; encoded by the coding sequence ATGGCGACATTAAGAGAGGAAGCACTACATATGCACCGTGTGAATAAAGGAAAGCTTGAGACGGTATCAAAAGTAGCCGTCAAAAATGCTGATGATTTATCCTTAGCCTATTCACCAGGAGTTGCAGAACCATGTAAAGCCATTTTCGAAGATCCGCAATCTGTTTACGAATATACAATGAAAGGTAATATGGTTGCTGTGGTATCAGACGGAACTGCTGTTCTAGGGCTTGGAAATATTGGACCTGAAGCTTCGCTACCGGTAATGGAAGGAAAAGCAGTTCTTTTTAAGTCATTTGCCGGTGTAGATGCTTTTCCTATTTGTTTAAATACAAACGATGTGACTCAAATTGTGGAAACCGTAAAGCTGATGGAACCTACGTTTGGAGGCGTCAATCTTGAAGATATTGCAGCACCAAGATGCTTTGAAATAGAGAAGCGGTTGAAAAAAGAAATGAATATTCCTGTCTTTCATGATGATCAACATGGCACAGCAATTGTAACAGCAGCAGGTCTGTTAAATGCTCTTAAGATAACCGGTAAATCAATGGCTGAAATTAAAGTTGTTGTCAACGGTGCAGGTGCAGCAGGCATTGCGATCATTAAGCTTCTTTTGAGCATGGGCTGTAAAGACATTATTTTGTGCGACTCAAAAGGAGCGATCTACGAGGGACGTTCATTTGGGATGAATGATTTAAAACATGAAATGGCTCAAGTAACGAACAAAGATAAGCTTGAAGGGGAGCTTGTTGATGTTGTTGAAGGCACTGATGTTTTCGTTGGCGTTTCCGTTGAGGGAGCTCTTACGAAAGAAATGGTGGAAAGCATGAATCCTGATCCGATTATTTTTGCGATGGCAAACCCTAACCCAGAAATTATGCCGGAAGCGGCAAAAGAAGCTGGAGCAAGTGTAATTGGAACCGGGCGATCAGACTTCCCGAACCAAGTGAACAATGTGTTAGCTTTTCCAGGGATTTTCCGTGGTGCGCTTGACGTGTATGCTACTCATATCAATGAGGAAATGAAGGTAGCGGCTGTAAAAGCAATCGCAGCTCTTGTTCCAAAAGATAAGTTAAACGCTGATTATGTTATTCCAGTACCTTTTGACGCAAGAGTAGCACCTGCAGTCGCAAAAAGTGTAGCGGTAGCAGCGATGGAAACAGGCGTTGCCAGGAGGAAAGTAGATCCTGAGGCTGTTGAAAAGAAAACAAAACAGCTAACGATGATTGATGAAACTAACGATTAA